A part of Stegostoma tigrinum isolate sSteTig4 chromosome 6, sSteTig4.hap1, whole genome shotgun sequence genomic DNA contains:
- the LOC125453378 gene encoding centrosomal protein of 57 kDa-like isoform X3 yields MATDSRNRRPCSDGNFQVLTTPDSSSEPSFAVYPIDKPFLNPDLGQSSEKTVVAYSESNSRAVLSALRNLQEKIRRLEVERTQAEENLKRMSKVAAEGKNILDKSQQKEGIAELEVAQHSQALAAQLSAAESRCNILEKQLEYMRKMVQNAEQGREMALQRQAPLEKKNLAEQSDLQSKLEKLDLIEREYLRLTATQTTAEKKISELEQKLREEEHQRKLIQDKAAQKSCPNHSHAQPHYRFNLSDVPFVAGKSASPSHSVRANVQHVLYLLKQHNKILCNDRVVSDQPMAGDKISPVSATMPDSSSGSIISSTSHEVLSELLLALQDEFGQMSFEHQELVRQIHEANSNAARKDLEQELESLVKRIEAKGDQIRKVRKHQASVRMKIL; encoded by the exons CCTTGTTCAGATGGAAATTTTCAAGTATTAACAACACCTGATAGCTCGTCTGAACCATCATTTGCTGTATACCCAATAGACAAGCCCTTCCTAAATCCTGACTTAGGCCAATCCTCTGAAAAGACTGTTGTTGCATATTCTGAGAGCAATAGCAGAG CTGTACTTTCAGCATTAAGAAATCTTCAGGAGAAAATTCGTAGGTTGGAGGTGGAGCGAACACAAGCGGAGGAAAACTTGAAACGGATGTCCAAAGTTGCAGCTGAGGGCAAAAACATCTTGGATAAGAGCCAGCAAAAAGAAGGCATTGCAGAGCTAGAAGTGGCACAACATAGTCAAG cattggcagcacaGTTGTCAGCAGCAGAATCCCGTTGTAACATTCTGGAAAAGCAGTTGGAATATATGCGAAAAATGGTGCAGAATGCTGAACAGGGGAGAGAGATGGCATTGCAGAGACAG gCACCTTTGGAAAAGAAGAACTTGGCGGAACAATCTGATCTACAATCAAAGCTTGAAAAACTTGACTTAATCGAGCGAGAATATCTTAGACTCACAGCAACGCAGACTACAGCAGAG AAGAAAATTTCTGAATTGGAACAGAAGTTAAGAGAAGAAGAACATCAACGAAAACTGATACAGGATAAAGCTGCACAG aAATCTTGTCCAAACCATTCACATGCGCAGCCTCATTATCGCTTCAACTTAAGTGACGTACCatttgttgcaggaaaa TCTGCAAGTCCAAGCCATTCTGTCCGTGCAAATGTTCAGCATGTCTTGTATTTGTTGAAGCAGCACAACAAGATTTTGTGCAATGATCGTGTTGTCAGTGACCAGCCAATGGCTGGGGACAAAATCTCTCCAGTTTCCGCCACGATGCCCGACAGTTCTTCTGGatctatcatttcctccacatctCATGAGGTGCTGTCTGAATTACTGTTGGCACTGCAAGATGAGTTTGGACAAATGAGCTT tgAGCACCAAGAATTGGTGAGACAAATTCATGAAGCAAACTCAAATGCAGCGAGAAAGGACTTGGAACAAGAATTAGAATCACTGGTGAAAAGAATAGAAGCAAAAGGAGATCAAATCAGGAAAGTCCGTAAACACCAGGCATCGGTAAGGATGAAAATTCTTTAA
- the LOC125453378 gene encoding centrosomal protein of 57 kDa-like isoform X2, whose amino-acid sequence MATDSRNRRPCSDGNFQVLTTPDSSSEPSFAVYPIDKPFLNPDLGQSSEKTVVAYSESNSRAVLSALRNLQEKIRRLEVERTQAEENLKRMSKVAAEGKNILDKSQQKEGIAELEVAQHSQALAAQLSAAESRCNILEKQLEYMRKMVQNAEQGREMALQRQAPLEKKNLAEQSDLQSKLEKLDLIEREYLRLTATQTTAEKKISELEQKLREEEHQRKLIQDKAAQTGLERNRILLQAVSPMVPKPKRARSKRKQPVKKSCPNHSHAQPHYRFNLSDVPFVAGKSASPSHSVRANVQHVLYLLKQHNKILCNDRVVSDQPMAGDKISPVSATMPDSSSGSIISSTSHEVLSELLLALQDEFGQMSFEHQELVRQIHEANSNAARKDLEQELESLVKRIEAKGDQIRKVRKHQASVRMKIL is encoded by the exons CCTTGTTCAGATGGAAATTTTCAAGTATTAACAACACCTGATAGCTCGTCTGAACCATCATTTGCTGTATACCCAATAGACAAGCCCTTCCTAAATCCTGACTTAGGCCAATCCTCTGAAAAGACTGTTGTTGCATATTCTGAGAGCAATAGCAGAG CTGTACTTTCAGCATTAAGAAATCTTCAGGAGAAAATTCGTAGGTTGGAGGTGGAGCGAACACAAGCGGAGGAAAACTTGAAACGGATGTCCAAAGTTGCAGCTGAGGGCAAAAACATCTTGGATAAGAGCCAGCAAAAAGAAGGCATTGCAGAGCTAGAAGTGGCACAACATAGTCAAG cattggcagcacaGTTGTCAGCAGCAGAATCCCGTTGTAACATTCTGGAAAAGCAGTTGGAATATATGCGAAAAATGGTGCAGAATGCTGAACAGGGGAGAGAGATGGCATTGCAGAGACAG gCACCTTTGGAAAAGAAGAACTTGGCGGAACAATCTGATCTACAATCAAAGCTTGAAAAACTTGACTTAATCGAGCGAGAATATCTTAGACTCACAGCAACGCAGACTACAGCAGAG AAGAAAATTTCTGAATTGGAACAGAAGTTAAGAGAAGAAGAACATCAACGAAAACTGATACAGGATAAAGCTGCACAG ACTGGCCTGGAAAGGAACAGAATTTTGCTACAAGCAGTGTCGCCAATGGTCCCAAAACCAAAGAGAGCAAGAAGCAAGAGGAAGCAGCCAGTCAAG aAATCTTGTCCAAACCATTCACATGCGCAGCCTCATTATCGCTTCAACTTAAGTGACGTACCatttgttgcaggaaaa TCTGCAAGTCCAAGCCATTCTGTCCGTGCAAATGTTCAGCATGTCTTGTATTTGTTGAAGCAGCACAACAAGATTTTGTGCAATGATCGTGTTGTCAGTGACCAGCCAATGGCTGGGGACAAAATCTCTCCAGTTTCCGCCACGATGCCCGACAGTTCTTCTGGatctatcatttcctccacatctCATGAGGTGCTGTCTGAATTACTGTTGGCACTGCAAGATGAGTTTGGACAAATGAGCTT tgAGCACCAAGAATTGGTGAGACAAATTCATGAAGCAAACTCAAATGCAGCGAGAAAGGACTTGGAACAAGAATTAGAATCACTGGTGAAAAGAATAGAAGCAAAAGGAGATCAAATCAGGAAAGTCCGTAAACACCAGGCATCGGTAAGGATGAAAATTCTTTAA
- the LOC125453378 gene encoding centrosomal protein of 57 kDa-like isoform X1, with protein MATDSRNRRPCSDGNFQVLTTPDSSSEPSFAVYPIDKPFLNPDLGQSSEKTVVAYSESNSRAVLSALRNLQEKIRRLEVERTQAEENLKRMSKVAAEGKNILDKSQQKEGIAELEVAQHSQALAAQLSAAESRCNILEKQLEYMRKMVQNAEQGREMALQRQAPLEKKNLAEQSDLQSKLEKLDLIEREYLRLTATQTTAEKKISELEQKLREEEHQRKLIQDKAAQLQTGLERNRILLQAVSPMVPKPKRARSKRKQPVKKSCPNHSHAQPHYRFNLSDVPFVAGKSASPSHSVRANVQHVLYLLKQHNKILCNDRVVSDQPMAGDKISPVSATMPDSSSGSIISSTSHEVLSELLLALQDEFGQMSFEHQELVRQIHEANSNAARKDLEQELESLVKRIEAKGDQIRKVRKHQASVRMKIL; from the exons CCTTGTTCAGATGGAAATTTTCAAGTATTAACAACACCTGATAGCTCGTCTGAACCATCATTTGCTGTATACCCAATAGACAAGCCCTTCCTAAATCCTGACTTAGGCCAATCCTCTGAAAAGACTGTTGTTGCATATTCTGAGAGCAATAGCAGAG CTGTACTTTCAGCATTAAGAAATCTTCAGGAGAAAATTCGTAGGTTGGAGGTGGAGCGAACACAAGCGGAGGAAAACTTGAAACGGATGTCCAAAGTTGCAGCTGAGGGCAAAAACATCTTGGATAAGAGCCAGCAAAAAGAAGGCATTGCAGAGCTAGAAGTGGCACAACATAGTCAAG cattggcagcacaGTTGTCAGCAGCAGAATCCCGTTGTAACATTCTGGAAAAGCAGTTGGAATATATGCGAAAAATGGTGCAGAATGCTGAACAGGGGAGAGAGATGGCATTGCAGAGACAG gCACCTTTGGAAAAGAAGAACTTGGCGGAACAATCTGATCTACAATCAAAGCTTGAAAAACTTGACTTAATCGAGCGAGAATATCTTAGACTCACAGCAACGCAGACTACAGCAGAG AAGAAAATTTCTGAATTGGAACAGAAGTTAAGAGAAGAAGAACATCAACGAAAACTGATACAGGATAAAGCTGCACAG TTGCAGACTGGCCTGGAAAGGAACAGAATTTTGCTACAAGCAGTGTCGCCAATGGTCCCAAAACCAAAGAGAGCAAGAAGCAAGAGGAAGCAGCCAGTCAAG aAATCTTGTCCAAACCATTCACATGCGCAGCCTCATTATCGCTTCAACTTAAGTGACGTACCatttgttgcaggaaaa TCTGCAAGTCCAAGCCATTCTGTCCGTGCAAATGTTCAGCATGTCTTGTATTTGTTGAAGCAGCACAACAAGATTTTGTGCAATGATCGTGTTGTCAGTGACCAGCCAATGGCTGGGGACAAAATCTCTCCAGTTTCCGCCACGATGCCCGACAGTTCTTCTGGatctatcatttcctccacatctCATGAGGTGCTGTCTGAATTACTGTTGGCACTGCAAGATGAGTTTGGACAAATGAGCTT tgAGCACCAAGAATTGGTGAGACAAATTCATGAAGCAAACTCAAATGCAGCGAGAAAGGACTTGGAACAAGAATTAGAATCACTGGTGAAAAGAATAGAAGCAAAAGGAGATCAAATCAGGAAAGTCCGTAAACACCAGGCATCGGTAAGGATGAAAATTCTTTAA